In the genome of Pseudomonadota bacterium, one region contains:
- a CDS encoding ankyrin repeat domain-containing protein: MKKSLIFVFISAVFFSCAGLTLTGCISSLATAAYNGKTEAVREMLNGKNVDINEIYACSMTSPTMGYTPLMCAVEKGNIEIVKLFIENGADVNIKSGRGTALHIAVEYGYPDIVRLLLDKGAEVSIVGSPGSAADSPQGTPLQIAKAKGQTVLVRMLTKAEEMQSTKYDKDAYPVKSETPVSETVKSDVDEIPSLKTATNKKAFAIVIGIENYRQNLPKADYASQDARLVADYLIKAMGYPEENVIMLLNDRATNVDLAKYFEKWLPNNVEKGSTVFVYYSGHGAPNPRTGDAFLVPYDGDPSFINQTGYSLKRMYEALGKLPAKDIVVALDSCFSGAGGRSVLAEGTRPLVMNLQSSFAVSGNIKIMAASSGNQISSTYKEKGHGLFTYFLLKGIKNEDVIKPDGSIVVGDLYDYIKPQVERIARKQYNNEQTPQLIPSGE, translated from the coding sequence ATGAAAAAATCTCTGATTTTTGTTTTTATATCTGCTGTGTTTTTTTCGTGTGCCGGTCTCACTTTGACCGGATGTATTTCTTCATTGGCGACAGCGGCATACAACGGTAAAACCGAGGCGGTGCGGGAAATGCTGAATGGCAAAAATGTAGATATAAACGAAATATACGCATGCAGCATGACAAGCCCTACAATGGGTTATACACCTCTGATGTGTGCGGTTGAAAAAGGAAACATAGAAATTGTAAAACTTTTTATAGAAAACGGTGCTGATGTTAATATAAAAAGCGGCAGAGGCACAGCCCTGCACATCGCGGTAGAGTACGGGTATCCTGACATTGTCCGGCTTTTACTGGATAAAGGCGCAGAGGTCAGCATAGTTGGAAGTCCGGGGTCGGCAGCGGATTCTCCACAAGGCACCCCATTACAGATAGCAAAAGCTAAAGGGCAGACAGTACTTGTCCGTATGCTTACCAAAGCCGAAGAAATGCAGTCAACCAAATATGACAAAGATGCATATCCGGTTAAAAGTGAAACGCCGGTATCGGAAACTGTCAAATCCGATGTTGATGAAATTCCATCCTTAAAAACCGCTACAAATAAAAAGGCTTTTGCAATTGTCATCGGCATTGAAAATTATCGCCAGAATCTTCCCAAAGCAGACTATGCGTCTCAGGATGCCCGTCTTGTTGCCGACTATCTTATAAAAGCTATGGGCTACCCTGAAGAAAATGTAATTATGCTTTTAAATGACCGGGCAACCAATGTTGATCTGGCAAAATACTTTGAGAAATGGTTGCCGAACAATGTTGAAAAAGGCAGTACAGTTTTTGTGTATTATTCCGGACATGGAGCGCCAAATCCCAGGACCGGTGATGCCTTTCTTGTGCCCTATGACGGCGATCCGTCTTTTATAAACCAAACAGGATATTCTTTGAAAAGGATGTATGAAGCTTTGGGCAAACTCCCGGCTAAAGACATTGTCGTTGCCCTGGATTCCTGCTTTTCCGGTGCGGGCGGAAGATCAGTTCTGGCTGAGGGTACGCGGCCACTGGTAATGAACCTGCAAAGTTCTTTTGCGGTATCCGGAAATATTAAAATAATGGCCGCTTCTTCCGGCAATCAGATCAGTTCGACCTATAAGGAAAAAGGACACGGCCTATTCACCTACTTTCTGCTTAAAGGGATTAAAAATGAAGATGTAATCAAGCCGGATGGTTCAATTGTTGTAGGTGACTTGTATGATTACATCAAACCCCAAGTGGAACGCATTGCCCGAAAGCAGTATAATAACGAACAGACGCCCCAACTTATCCCATCAGGGGAATAG
- a CDS encoding SWIB/MDM2 domain-containing protein: MKPVKLKSELAAFLGATELPRTEITKKLWDYIKANKLQTKTENGKPENAGKFIVADAKLLSIFKNTNSKSKSGKLTDLTNMKEGQTINMMQMASVVSANIE; the protein is encoded by the coding sequence ATGAAACCGGTAAAGTTAAAAAGTGAGCTGGCAGCGTTTCTTGGAGCAACAGAGCTTCCCAGGACAGAGATTACCAAAAAACTATGGGACTACATAAAAGCGAATAAGCTTCAGACAAAGACCGAAAACGGAAAGCCGGAAAACGCCGGCAAGTTCATAGTTGCTGATGCTAAGCTGCTTTCGATCTTTAAAAACACAAACTCCAAAAGCAAATCAGGCAAGTTAACTGACCTTACAAATATGAAAGAAGGCCAGACGATCAACATGATGCAGATGGCCTCTGTTGTCAGCGCAAACATAGAATAA
- a CDS encoding DUF4384 domain-containing protein translates to MLVAHAAFAAESPLWIEAEGEAYLGIYDTPKEIIERAKRDAQSKAIEQGVGVFIKSHTLVSNSQLVDDLIFAAVRGSIEKVDIIKEGWDENDRNLYKVKLKALIKPVYPEKGEGLWAKLHLSKTDLKEGDEVQIFYQVSKDSYVYIFSIAADGSVTLLFPNSSTPENFIMAGKPYQFPPADSGIHLKAMFLPDFKDVLAEERIKIIATRHKEGLLSLGFREGIFQVYDAKSTGMISDLVRRLNQIEPTDWTETTAIYYLRK, encoded by the coding sequence ATGCTTGTAGCGCATGCGGCATTTGCTGCTGAAAGCCCCTTATGGATTGAAGCGGAAGGCGAGGCGTATCTCGGTATTTACGACACACCCAAAGAGATTATAGAAAGAGCGAAACGGGACGCGCAGAGCAAGGCCATAGAACAGGGTGTCGGTGTTTTTATAAAGTCGCACACACTTGTTTCAAACAGTCAGCTTGTGGATGACCTGATCTTTGCGGCGGTCCGGGGTAGTATTGAAAAAGTAGATATTATTAAAGAAGGCTGGGATGAAAACGACAGGAATCTATACAAAGTAAAATTGAAAGCGTTGATAAAGCCGGTTTATCCTGAAAAAGGCGAAGGGCTTTGGGCCAAGCTCCATCTTTCCAAAACAGATTTAAAAGAAGGAGATGAAGTTCAGATTTTCTATCAGGTAAGCAAAGATAGCTATGTCTATATTTTTTCGATTGCTGCCGATGGTTCTGTAACACTTCTTTTCCCCAATTCCAGCACACCGGAAAATTTTATCATGGCAGGAAAACCATACCAGTTTCCACCGGCAGATAGTGGCATACATTTAAAGGCTATGTTTTTGCCAGACTTTAAAGATGTTTTGGCGGAAGAAAGAATAAAAATTATTGCAACCCGACACAAAGAAGGCTTACTTTCACTCGGCTTCCGGGAAGGTATCTTTCAGGTTTATGATGCAAAATCAACAGGCATGATAAGCGATCTTGTGCGACGCCTCAACCAGATAGAACCGACAGACTGGACGGAAACTACGGCAATTTATTATTTAAGAAAATAA
- a CDS encoding DEAD/DEAH box helicase, with translation MNHWLLDNIGASRLEALKQAERVLIYRELLHHKIDVDFGLIQRTAEALELATLDLILERFEEDEEKSNALKQCAADAFRLYRILPGSDSPIADGILLLRMCALAVLGDMGADAARLLREIDWPQLSVESSDWHDRTWAVILETWLRLIRKQGWTDRDAVLESIAALRNAQQEFEEQYLEERGGIAAKSIALELIGLYHLAKAAEIFAHFITDGVVDGNYQIHQLLETHFDRVFAVCKTTQLLELEPLTRLLSACASQMVENSIWTVTRAVNSRVTQFVRSLVDQGRGDRAIFDVLPPQRRTLAEKGLLGSSRRAVVVSLPTSSGKTLIAQFRILQALNQFDYEQGWVAYLAPTRTLVNQIARQLRRDFAPLDIQVEQVSPALEVDSIEMGLLQEHARDQAFRVLVTTPEKLDLMLRQDWEEKIGRPLTLVVVDEAHNIQNIRRGLKLELLLSTINKECQRAQFLLLTPFIDNAREVARWLGGPNSDDVSLALDWQPNDRVVGVIQAEKGKVLKGQSFDYDLNLETVHTTRKTLSVDGLLSFPKSEEIAKTYREVTNQSTMAAVTAQHLQERGPVIVMHTRPDWVWSLAEKLKIEKNICKDISENISLVQDFLTLEFGKDFPLVELLNYGIGVHHAGLSDDVRFLMEWLFEENELKFLVATTTIAQGVNFPVTGVVMASHQYPYGEDMPPEDFWNIAGRAGRVGQGSLGVIALVADTNVKAETLKKFINKQSGDLNSALLKLATEAGDFLTDLGGIVYKIPEWSSFLQYLAHTYRQMGQPETFIEQVEQVLRGTLGFEKLRAHDSTLANKLLSGIQTYTDYLKLPNQPLKLVDSTGFSLQSIKTVLKHKGSIDSSSWDSENLFETGGNTLEDMMGVLLRVPELRENLEAATGGKSPDGNKLALIIKDWVNGKSIADIASLHFDGNMTKCGQNLFGKLTQTASWGLGALLSITTGDLPEEQYKQLSNLPSRAFYGVNDDSAIVLRLLGIPRTAAMLLANSMSGILNQPLPQVRNVLRNLPDQRWTEALGENAIVYKKIWHILEGIEV, from the coding sequence ATGAATCACTGGCTGTTAGACAATATCGGCGCCTCCCGTCTTGAGGCACTGAAACAGGCGGAACGAGTTCTAATTTATCGTGAGTTGCTGCATCATAAAATTGATGTTGACTTTGGACTGATTCAACGTACGGCAGAAGCTCTAGAACTGGCCACCCTTGATCTGATCCTTGAACGATTTGAAGAAGATGAAGAAAAAAGCAACGCTCTCAAACAGTGTGCTGCGGATGCATTCCGACTTTATCGTATTCTCCCAGGAAGTGACAGTCCGATAGCCGATGGCATTCTGTTGTTACGGATGTGTGCGCTTGCCGTTCTTGGTGATATGGGCGCAGATGCCGCTCGCCTATTGCGTGAAATTGACTGGCCGCAATTATCTGTTGAATCTTCCGATTGGCATGACCGCACTTGGGCGGTAATTCTTGAAACATGGTTGAGGCTAATCCGGAAACAAGGCTGGACTGACCGTGATGCGGTATTGGAAAGCATTGCAGCTTTACGGAACGCCCAGCAGGAATTTGAAGAACAGTATCTGGAAGAGAGAGGAGGCATAGCTGCCAAGTCCATTGCACTCGAGCTAATTGGGCTGTATCATTTGGCTAAAGCAGCTGAGATTTTTGCACATTTTATCACCGATGGTGTGGTTGACGGCAATTACCAAATCCATCAACTGCTGGAAACACATTTCGACCGAGTGTTTGCTGTATGCAAAACAACACAGTTGTTGGAACTGGAGCCGTTAACCCGTTTGCTGTCAGCCTGCGCTTCACAGATGGTGGAAAATTCCATTTGGACAGTTACTCGTGCCGTAAACTCACGTGTAACGCAGTTTGTACGAAGTCTTGTGGATCAAGGTCGAGGCGACCGTGCCATATTTGATGTATTGCCTCCTCAGCGACGTACGCTGGCAGAAAAAGGTTTATTAGGCTCCAGCCGTCGTGCTGTGGTTGTCAGCCTGCCGACTTCAAGCGGTAAAACTCTGATTGCGCAGTTCAGAATTTTGCAGGCATTAAATCAGTTTGACTACGAACAGGGTTGGGTGGCTTATCTTGCCCCGACACGTACTCTGGTCAATCAGATTGCCCGCCAACTGCGTCGTGATTTTGCTCCATTGGATATTCAAGTGGAACAGGTCAGTCCTGCACTTGAGGTTGACAGCATCGAAATGGGCCTATTGCAAGAGCATGCTAGGGATCAGGCCTTCCGCGTTTTGGTGACCACTCCCGAGAAGTTGGATTTAATGTTGCGTCAGGACTGGGAAGAAAAAATTGGCAGACCGTTAACACTAGTAGTTGTTGACGAGGCACATAACATTCAAAATATTCGAAGAGGGCTAAAGCTTGAACTCCTGCTTTCAACCATAAACAAAGAGTGTCAACGTGCGCAGTTTTTATTGCTTACTCCTTTTATTGATAATGCCCGTGAAGTTGCCCGTTGGTTGGGTGGTCCAAATTCGGATGATGTAAGCCTTGCTCTTGACTGGCAGCCAAATGACCGTGTCGTTGGTGTTATCCAGGCTGAAAAAGGTAAGGTTCTGAAAGGACAAAGCTTTGATTACGATTTGAATCTTGAAACTGTTCATACGACCCGAAAAACATTGTCAGTGGATGGTTTGCTTTCATTTCCTAAATCAGAGGAAATCGCAAAAACATATAGAGAAGTAACCAATCAGAGCACAATGGCCGCAGTCACGGCCCAACATCTTCAAGAACGCGGTCCGGTAATTGTAATGCATACCCGCCCGGACTGGGTATGGTCGTTAGCAGAAAAATTAAAAATAGAGAAAAATATATGTAAAGATATCTCAGAAAATATCAGCCTCGTTCAGGATTTTCTGACATTGGAATTTGGCAAAGATTTCCCATTAGTTGAGCTTCTCAATTACGGAATCGGAGTTCACCATGCGGGACTTTCTGATGACGTTCGTTTCCTTATGGAATGGCTGTTTGAAGAAAATGAACTAAAGTTTCTTGTGGCTACCACCACTATTGCGCAAGGTGTTAATTTTCCGGTTACCGGTGTGGTCATGGCTTCGCATCAGTATCCGTATGGTGAGGATATGCCTCCTGAGGATTTCTGGAATATTGCCGGTCGAGCAGGTCGTGTCGGTCAAGGAAGTCTCGGGGTTATTGCGCTTGTGGCTGACACCAATGTAAAAGCTGAAACACTTAAAAAATTCATTAATAAGCAATCTGGTGATCTAAATTCTGCGTTATTGAAATTAGCAACAGAAGCGGGTGATTTTCTGACTGATCTCGGTGGTATTGTTTATAAAATCCCAGAATGGTCGAGTTTTTTACAGTATCTGGCACACACCTATCGCCAGATGGGCCAACCAGAGACCTTTATTGAGCAGGTTGAACAGGTTTTACGAGGTACACTAGGCTTTGAAAAGCTTCGGGCTCACGATTCAACATTAGCGAATAAACTATTAAGTGGCATTCAGACCTACACAGATTATCTGAAGCTCCCGAACCAGCCTCTTAAACTAGTGGATAGCACTGGGTTTTCGTTGCAGAGCATTAAAACGGTGTTGAAACATAAGGGGAGTATCGATAGCTCTTCCTGGGATTCAGAGAATCTGTTTGAAACCGGAGGCAACACCCTTGAAGATATGATGGGAGTTCTACTTCGTGTTCCTGAACTTAGGGAGAATCTTGAAGCAGCAACAGGTGGCAAATCTCCTGATGGTAACAAACTTGCGCTCATCATAAAAGATTGGGTGAACGGAAAGTCAATAGCGGATATCGCCAGCCTCCATTTTGACGGGAATATGACCAAATGCGGGCAGAATTTATTTGGGAAGTTAACACAAACTGCCTCTTGGGGCCTGGGCGCATTATTGTCCATTACCACAGGCGATTTACCGGAGGAACAATATAAACAGCTGAGCAATCTACCTTCCCGAGCGTTTTACGGGGTCAACGATGACTCAGCCATCGTGTTAAGGCTTTTAGGTATTCCAAGAACAGCTGCGATGCTGTTAGCAAACTCAATGAGTGGTATTCTTAACCAACCTTTGCCGCAAGTTAGAAATGTTCTCAGAAACCTTCCAGATCAACGATGGACTGAGGCGCTTGGAGAAAACGCGATAGTTTACAAAAAGATCTGGCATATACTGGAGGGTATTGAAGTATGA
- a CDS encoding caspase family protein codes for MFIIIVAALINACASVPLAPPEADTQIKNMPPPPDEALLYVYRDYQFAGCAVMFNIYIDENRVDGSLGVNNYLVVALDPGEHRFSYVATHLAPSELPSYLSEGFLPVHVNPGNKYYIGISSQHGPTRTKMVTAPPKGFANCKLIYKSRQPSTVVATKKREVLSSTAEHQQTIRSDVDTLPAATLRINKNAYAIVIGIEQYRQKLPSADYAVSDAMLVSEYLTKVMGYLEENVILLQNEYATNVDFVKYFEKWLPNNVEPGGTVFVYFSGHGAPNPKTGDAYLVPYDGDPSFIAQTGYSLKRMYAALGKLQAKEIVVALDSCFSGAGGRSVLAKGARPLVMNLQSNTVLSKNMTVLSASAGDQISSTYDDKGHGLFTYFLLKGIKNEDVVNPDGSIKMDDLFGYLAPQVERIARKQYNNEQMPQLIDAKKN; via the coding sequence ATGTTTATCATAATTGTAGCAGCATTGATTAATGCCTGCGCTTCCGTCCCGCTGGCTCCGCCGGAAGCGGATACCCAAATAAAGAATATGCCACCGCCGCCGGATGAGGCGCTGCTATATGTTTACAGGGACTATCAGTTTGCCGGCTGTGCCGTTATGTTTAATATTTATATTGATGAAAATCGTGTTGACGGGTCGTTGGGCGTAAATAATTATTTAGTTGTAGCATTAGATCCGGGAGAGCATCGTTTTTCCTATGTCGCTACTCATCTCGCGCCTTCTGAGCTTCCTTCTTATCTGTCCGAGGGCTTCCTGCCTGTCCATGTCAATCCCGGTAATAAATACTACATCGGGATATCCTCCCAACATGGCCCGACCCGCACAAAGATGGTAACCGCGCCCCCTAAAGGTTTTGCTAATTGCAAACTGATTTATAAAAGCCGGCAACCGTCAACAGTGGTGGCTACAAAAAAGAGGGAGGTCCTTTCTTCGACTGCTGAGCATCAGCAAACGATACGATCGGATGTGGACACCCTTCCAGCAGCAACGCTACGAATAAATAAAAATGCTTATGCAATCGTAATCGGCATTGAACAATACCGTCAAAAACTCCCCAGTGCAGACTATGCCGTAAGCGACGCAATGCTCGTAAGTGAATATCTCACCAAAGTCATGGGCTATCTGGAAGAAAATGTTATTCTGCTCCAGAACGAATATGCAACCAACGTTGATTTTGTCAAATATTTCGAAAAGTGGTTGCCCAACAACGTAGAACCGGGCGGCACGGTCTTTGTTTACTTTTCGGGGCACGGTGCCCCAAATCCCAAGACGGGTGACGCCTATCTGGTCCCGTATGACGGCGACCCTTCTTTTATCGCCCAAACGGGATACTCATTAAAAAGGATGTACGCCGCCCTGGGCAAACTTCAGGCCAAAGAAATCGTTGTCGCCCTGGATTCATGCTTTTCCGGGGCTGGCGGCAGGTCGGTGCTTGCCAAGGGGGCTCGCCCGCTGGTGATGAATCTTCAGAGCAATACGGTTCTGTCAAAAAACATGACGGTTCTTTCCGCTTCGGCAGGTGACCAGATCAGTTCAACTTATGATGACAAAGGCCACGGGCTTTTTACCTACTTTCTGCTCAAAGGGATTAAAAATGAGGATGTCGTCAATCCGGATGGTTCCATTAAAATGGACGACCTATTCGGCTACCTCGCACCCCAGGTGGAGCGCATCGCCCGCAAGCAGTACAATAATGAACAGATGCCGCAGTTGATTGACGCGAAAAAGAATTAG
- a CDS encoding caspase family protein — MERYTFTGQTPPAQTFTFPLGQLVKNNILNMLSPAFNKAMIVKGGPYPQDIDVIVIPKVDKFQYWFDNPSVTTGKILAKISIQISVYDMKGMLVWKGSISSPVVPEKTYPAYSGEEFFKATGSVAAESVIGVLGEAAKAMTSSREIHAFVSSKEVPETIASITAPKEFSIIKSDVDEPPAILIKPDKNAYAIVIGIEQYRQQLPKADFAAHDAKIISAYLTKMMGYPEENVITLINDRALKSDMEKYFGRWLSNNVEKNGRVFIYYSGHGTPDPKTGGAYLVPYDGDPSFIAETGYSLKRMYDALGKLPAKEIIVALDSCFSGAGGRSVLAKGARPLVMNLQSDTVLSRNMTVLSASAGDQISSTYDDKGHGLFTYFLLKGVKGEADLNEDGKIEVEELYSYLKPQVQKIARKLYNNEQSPQLIAPNKNKEIIIR, encoded by the coding sequence ATGGAACGTTATACATTCACGGGACAAACTCCACCTGCGCAAACATTTACCTTCCCCCTGGGGCAGCTTGTTAAAAATAATATTCTTAATATGCTGTCTCCTGCGTTTAATAAGGCGATGATAGTAAAAGGCGGGCCTTATCCACAGGATATCGATGTAATCGTCATCCCAAAGGTTGATAAATTCCAGTACTGGTTTGACAATCCCAGTGTTACAACAGGAAAGATTCTTGCTAAAATATCTATCCAAATTTCTGTTTATGATATGAAAGGAATGCTCGTATGGAAAGGAAGCATAAGTTCGCCTGTAGTCCCGGAGAAAACATATCCCGCCTATAGTGGTGAGGAATTTTTTAAAGCAACCGGGAGTGTGGCGGCAGAATCAGTCATAGGTGTTTTGGGGGAAGCCGCTAAAGCAATGACATCTTCACGTGAGATTCATGCCTTTGTTTCTTCAAAAGAAGTACCAGAAACAATTGCTTCAATAACTGCTCCAAAGGAATTTTCCATCATCAAATCCGATGTTGATGAGCCGCCGGCCATTTTAATAAAACCGGATAAAAATGCCTATGCTATCGTGATTGGTATTGAACAGTATCGTCAGCAACTTCCCAAAGCCGACTTTGCGGCTCATGATGCAAAGATAATATCAGCGTATTTAACAAAGATGATGGGCTATCCGGAAGAAAATGTAATTACACTGATAAACGACAGAGCACTGAAAAGCGATATGGAGAAGTATTTCGGTCGCTGGCTGAGTAATAATGTGGAAAAAAACGGCAGAGTGTTTATATACTATTCCGGCCACGGCACACCTGATCCCAAAACCGGGGGTGCTTACCTTGTTCCATATGATGGTGATCCCTCTTTTATTGCCGAAACCGGCTATTCTTTAAAACGAATGTATGACGCTCTGGGTAAGCTTCCGGCGAAAGAGATCATCGTTGCTCTGGATTCATGCTTTTCCGGCGCAGGCGGCAGGTCAGTGCTTGCCAAGGGAGCTCGTCCACTGGTGATGAATCTTCAGAGCGATACGGTTTTGTCAAGAAACATGACGGTTCTATCCGCTTCGGCGGGTGACCAGATCAGCTCCACCTATGATGACAAAGGCCACGGTCTTTTTACCTACTTCCTATTGAAAGGCGTTAAAGGCGAGGCAGATCTCAATGAAGACGGCAAAATAGAGGTGGAGGAATTATATAGCTACCTGAAGCCCCAAGTACAGAAAATCGCCCGGAAACTATACAACAACGAGCAATCGCCACAGCTAATTGCGCCGAATAAAAATAAAGAAATCATTATCCGATAG
- a CDS encoding caspase family protein: protein MKKMIFTGIFLILMSMMQGCGAGIIHRTTEKDLQAVTFDETKNKVTKMFFEGFPSIGVYYTKASIKINEEGFQVTSEDNTSRALCSFETGGDPVVTDYGPLAALQFAVSINGCNAAVWFDQKESAVMFAQLLYTLKHKAAEVKIAQKLPVTTATSVGDNKKMIKSDVDILPEKKSTPNKHAYAIVIGIERYRQQLPKAAFAENDARIVSAYLTQVMGYPEENVVTLLNDRALKSDMEKYFEKWLSNNVEKDGTVFVYFSGHGAPNPRTGDAYLVPYDGDPSFIDQTGYSLKNMYEALGKLPARKIIVALDSCFSGAGGRSVLAEGARPLVMNLQKSFNVHKNMMILAAASGDQISSTYKAKGHGLFTYFMLKGIKYEDVINPDGSIEITDLYNYIKPQVERIARKQFNNEQTPQLIRGK from the coding sequence ATGAAAAAAATGATATTTACAGGTATCTTCCTTATACTGATGTCGATGATGCAGGGATGCGGGGCAGGGATCATACATCGGACTACGGAAAAAGACCTGCAGGCAGTTACGTTTGATGAAACAAAAAATAAAGTGACAAAGATGTTTTTTGAGGGATTTCCTTCAATAGGAGTCTATTATACGAAGGCCTCTATAAAAATAAACGAGGAAGGATTCCAAGTCACCTCTGAAGACAATACCAGTCGAGCCCTTTGCAGTTTTGAAACAGGCGGGGACCCTGTTGTGACCGATTATGGGCCTTTGGCTGCCCTACAGTTCGCAGTGTCGATCAATGGATGCAATGCAGCGGTATGGTTTGACCAAAAAGAATCCGCCGTCATGTTCGCGCAATTGTTATACACGCTAAAGCATAAAGCGGCTGAAGTAAAAATTGCACAGAAGCTCCCCGTTACCACTGCCACTTCAGTTGGAGATAATAAAAAGATGATCAAATCGGATGTCGATATACTTCCTGAAAAAAAATCAACGCCCAACAAGCATGCTTATGCCATCGTCATCGGGATTGAGCGATATCGCCAGCAACTTCCCAAAGCTGCGTTTGCTGAAAATGATGCCCGGATTGTATCGGCGTATCTTACCCAAGTAATGGGCTATCCGGAAGAGAATGTCGTGACGCTTTTAAATGACAGGGCGTTAAAAAGTGACATGGAAAAATATTTTGAAAAGTGGCTGAGTAATAACGTTGAAAAAGACGGCACGGTTTTTGTCTATTTCTCCGGCCACGGCGCGCCAAATCCGCGTACGGGTGATGCTTATCTGGTTCCCTATGACGGCGATCCTTCGTTTATTGATCAGACAGGTTATTCTTTGAAAAATATGTATGAAGCTTTAGGCAAGCTCCCTGCAAGAAAAATTATCGTTGCTCTGGATTCCTGCTTTTCCGGAGCCGGTGGCCGGTCTGTTCTGGCGGAAGGCGCTCGCCCACTGGTAATGAATTTACAGAAATCTTTTAATGTGCACAAAAATATGATGATACTGGCTGCCGCTTCCGGTGATCAGATCAGTTCAACCTATAAGGCCAAAGGCCACGGCCTTTTTACCTATTTCATGCTCAAGGGAATTAAATATGAAGATGTCATCAATCCGGATGGATCAATTGAGATCACTGACTTGTACAATTACATCAAACCTCAGGTTGAGCGCATCGCGCGGAAACAATTTAACAATGAACAGACACCACAGTTGATCAGGGGAAAATAA
- a CDS encoding radical SAM protein, translated as MLFPHSNNLSFSVEKQSPITITKASFPLRYGRYSEIKTSECEFIFNLNGEIKFVRGLNTNWPHPAEQLKRTDGNDWLYYTVGDVGGEKGIISWVGEYYLPCLPYPSNAVWEVNYYKDANIMNAFAAWSQLYANLYGMKKDGLHSRIKDLINLILQNHDGVLYERSQKLNSIIGERVSVLPPDTRHVDYEVIPIIIADGCLYHCDFCCVKSARKFQPRSKDNIIDQIQQLKAHYGRNIENYNALFLGNHDALAAGEELICYTASEAFKAFYLKVAHSSTPFLYLFGSVDSMLNSKKKLFDKLNQLPYYTYINIGFESIDTPTLKLIQKPVDTAKVQDAFYKMLEVNTNYSNIEITGNFLIGEQLLPDHYQSLAELLRTTSSNTLKKGAIYLSPLKDSPKKRELLPQYFEIKNQSQLPVYMYLIQRL; from the coding sequence ATGCTATTCCCACACTCAAATAACCTGTCTTTCAGTGTTGAAAAACAAAGCCCCATTACCATCACAAAAGCAAGCTTTCCGCTTCGCTATGGAAGATATTCTGAAATTAAAACATCCGAATGCGAATTTATTTTTAATTTAAATGGTGAAATAAAGTTTGTCAGAGGTCTGAATACAAACTGGCCTCATCCGGCCGAGCAGCTCAAACGGACGGATGGCAATGACTGGTTGTATTATACGGTAGGTGATGTTGGCGGCGAAAAAGGAATTATCTCATGGGTGGGTGAATACTACCTGCCTTGTCTTCCTTATCCCAGCAACGCGGTTTGGGAAGTAAACTACTACAAAGATGCCAATATTATGAATGCATTTGCAGCCTGGTCTCAATTATATGCAAATCTTTATGGTATGAAAAAAGATGGCCTGCATTCAAGGATAAAAGACCTGATAAATCTTATTTTACAGAATCATGACGGCGTGCTGTATGAACGATCCCAGAAATTAAATTCAATCATAGGCGAGAGGGTGTCAGTTCTTCCACCAGATACACGTCATGTCGATTACGAAGTCATTCCAATAATTATAGCAGACGGTTGTCTTTATCACTGCGATTTTTGTTGCGTTAAATCCGCCCGAAAATTTCAACCACGATCTAAAGATAATATAATAGATCAGATTCAACAGCTAAAAGCTCACTATGGGCGCAATATAGAAAATTATAATGCTCTGTTTTTAGGCAATCATGATGCACTTGCAGCCGGAGAAGAATTGATATGTTATACAGCATCCGAAGCGTTCAAAGCTTTTTACTTAAAAGTCGCGCACAGTTCAACTCCATTTCTATATTTGTTTGGAAGTGTTGATTCCATGCTTAATTCTAAAAAAAAATTATTTGATAAACTCAACCAACTTCCCTATTATACCTATATTAACATTGGATTCGAATCTATAGACACACCAACTTTGAAACTCATTCAAAAACCGGTTGATACAGCAAAGGTTCAAGACGCTTTTTATAAAATGCTTGAAGTTAATACGAATTATTCAAACATCGAGATTACGGGCAATTTTTTAATAGGCGAACAGCTTTTGCCCGATCACTATCAGTCCCTGGCTGAATTACTCCGGACAACTTCATCTAACACACTCAAAAAAGGGGCTATTTATCTTTCTCCGCTAAAGGACAGCCCTAAAAAGCGTGAATTGCTGCCGCAGTATTTCGAAATAAAAAATCAGAGCCAATTGCCGGTATATATGTATTTAATTCAGAGGCTATGA